A single window of Nocardioides baekrokdamisoli DNA harbors:
- a CDS encoding cysteine desulfurase, with the protein MSALPGLLPDLEIVRKDFPILERTVADGQRLVYLDSANTSQKPQIVIDTMVDHLERHNANVARAMHTLGSESTEAFEGARDAVASFLGAPERDEIIFTKNASEAINLVANTLAWGDRALKPGDVVVTTEMEHHSNIVPWQILTQRTGATLKWFSLTDDGQLDLSNIDELITEDTTVVTLTWVSNMLGTVNPIARITRRAHEVGALVVVDAAQAAPVLPINLAAMAPEERPDFVAFTGHKTVGPTGIGVLWGARSALESLPPFLGGGEMIATVTMARSTYAGIPHKFEAGTPPIVEAVGLGAALTYLSHLGMENVHRHEQAITAYALEGLRTVRGLTIMGPADAAVRGGAISFELAGVHPHDVAQLLDSRGIAIRAGHHCAKPAHARFGVQASTRMSSYLYTTPAEIDALVEGLEYTRSYFRLDG; encoded by the coding sequence GCAAGGATTTCCCGATCCTCGAGCGTACGGTCGCGGACGGGCAGCGACTGGTCTACCTCGACTCGGCCAACACCTCGCAGAAGCCGCAGATCGTGATCGACACCATGGTCGATCACCTGGAGCGGCACAACGCCAACGTCGCCCGGGCGATGCACACGCTCGGGTCGGAGTCGACTGAGGCATTCGAGGGCGCGCGCGACGCAGTGGCGTCGTTCCTCGGGGCACCGGAGCGCGATGAGATCATCTTCACCAAGAACGCCTCCGAGGCGATCAACCTCGTCGCGAACACCCTCGCGTGGGGCGACCGGGCGTTGAAGCCGGGCGATGTGGTGGTCACCACTGAGATGGAGCACCACTCCAACATCGTGCCGTGGCAGATCCTGACGCAACGAACGGGCGCCACCCTGAAGTGGTTCTCCCTCACCGACGACGGCCAACTCGATCTGTCGAACATCGACGAGCTGATCACTGAGGACACCACGGTCGTCACACTGACCTGGGTCTCGAACATGCTTGGCACGGTCAACCCGATTGCACGGATCACCCGGCGGGCCCACGAGGTCGGTGCCCTCGTCGTCGTCGACGCTGCCCAGGCTGCACCGGTGCTGCCGATCAACCTTGCTGCGATGGCACCGGAGGAGCGCCCCGACTTCGTGGCGTTCACCGGCCACAAGACCGTCGGTCCGACCGGCATCGGCGTCCTCTGGGGCGCCCGGTCCGCGCTCGAATCGCTCCCGCCGTTCCTCGGCGGCGGCGAGATGATTGCCACGGTCACGATGGCGCGGTCCACGTACGCGGGGATTCCGCACAAGTTCGAGGCTGGGACGCCGCCGATCGTCGAGGCCGTAGGCCTCGGTGCCGCGCTGACGTACCTGAGCCATCTCGGCATGGAGAACGTGCACCGGCACGAGCAGGCGATCACCGCGTACGCCCTCGAGGGCCTGCGCACTGTGAGGGGCCTGACGATCATGGGCCCGGCAGACGCGGCGGTCCGCGGGGGAGCGATCTCGTTCGAACTGGCCGGCGTGCACCCCCACGATGTTGCCCAACTGCTCGACTCCCGTGGCATCGCGATCCGCGCCGGCCACCACTGTGCCAAGCCGGCCCACGCCCGTTTCGGAGTCCAGGCATCGACCCGGATGTCGTCGTACCTGTACACGACGCCGGCCGAGATCGACGCGCTGGTCGAGGGCCTGGAATACACCCGCAGCTACTTCCGTTTGGACGGCTGA